From the genome of Alistipes sp. ZOR0009:
GTAGTCAGATGCTCTATTCAGTTGAGCTACGGAACCGTTTTTCTGCGTTTGCGATGCAAAGGTAGTAATAGATTTCGATAATCAAAGAGCCCTTGTTTTTAAAATCTATTAAAGCTTTATAGGAGATGGGTTTTGGGAAAAGAAAAAAGGCATCTGTTAAGATGCCTTAGTGATTCCGTCAGGATTCAAACCTGAAACCTTCTGATCCGTAGTCAGATGCTCTATTCAGTTGAGCTNNNNNNNNNNAATAATCAAAGAGCCCTTGTTTTTAAAATCTATTAAAGCTTCAAAAGGACAGGATGAGGGGGAAATAAAAAAGGCATCCGTTTAGGATGCCTTAGTGATTCCGTCAGGATTCAAACCTGAAACCTTCTGATCCGTAGTCAGATGCTCTATTCAGTNNNNNNNNNNGCGATTGCGTTGCAAAAGTACTCAAGTTTTTCGAATCTGCAAGGCTTACGATAAAAAAAACCGGATGAAATCCGGTTTTAATTCTTTTCTAGCCAAGGTTAACTCTTCTTTCCTTGATTCTAGCCTTCTTTCCTGTAAGAGCGCGTAGGTAGAAAATTCTTGCTCTACGAACTTTACCGTACTTGTTGATCTCGATTTTGTCGATGAAAGGCGAGAAGTAAGGGAAAATTCTTTCAACTCCGATTCCGTCAGAGATCTTACGAACGGTGAAGGTTTGGGTTGTACCAGAACCTCTACGTTGTAGAACTACCCCACGGAAATTTTGAAGTCTTTCCTTGTTACCTTCTTTGATCTTGTAAGTAACAGTGATAGTGTCGCCGCTTTTGAATTCAGGGTACTCCTTTTGTTGAAGGAATGCTTCCTCAGCAATTTTAATTAAGTCCATTGTTTAAAGTACTTTAAGGATTACCTATGGCAATATTACAGACTCCCATGTTCTTGTAAGAGATTGCACACAGAAGCCGCAAAGATAGTGATTTTTTTTGATACGCAAATAATTAACTGTTAGCGAATTTAAAAAGGAAGAGCCGACGATAGTCGGCCCTTCCTTCTATGCTATTTTACAACTTTGAGTATATCTCCTGCTTGATCTTTCACCGAGCGTTTCCACCATTCTGGATAGCCAGGTTGAAGTGGGAATGCGGGGAAGTTTGGATCGAAGCCGTTGGTCTCAAACTTTCCGTCTTTTTCTTTTTTGATGTTTCCGTCAATGAACTTTACAAGAAGGTATTCATCTAGCTGCTTCCACCTGTTAAAGGTGTTGGATGCAGTGCTATTGGTGAATGCGGTAAGGAACTCTACCGCCTTATCTGGATTTTCTTTGTACAACTCCAATGCTTTTTTGTCTGTCTCGGCAACGTTGGCAGTGTAGGTGTTTTCTAGCTCCTGCTGAACTTTTTGTAGGTCAGGGAACATGTAGCTGTACCTGCTGTATACGGCGTTTGTTACGCGGTTGAATAGCCAAAAGGCTGAAGTTGGGCTGTACTTAACCATGCTACCGTTACCTACTTTATAGTTTTCTGGAATTTGGTTGGTACATACGTAGATAGGGGTATGTACAGAGTTGGCAACATCATCAACTGTAAACCAGTATAGGCCACCGATTGCATCAGGAAGCCAAGAGCGGCATTGGGCAACGTAGGCCCATCCCGTTTGCTGTGTTGCGGTTGCGCGTTCGTTGGTGTACTCATTGCCATCAACTTTCCACGTCATAGGTCTCCAGCGGTAGGGAGAGCCAAAAGGACCTGCTCCACAATCTTTAGTCATATCCATTACGGTACCTTCGTAGTGGTTGCGCATGGCGTGCATAACGTCTTGTGCTGTGAGCTTTCTATCTGGTTTAACGTATAGCGGCATTCTGTTTTTTAGGTTGTGCCCAAGCGCATAATCTTGGTAGGCGCTCATATCAGTGTATTCTCTGAAGAATGACCAAACGCGAGCTTCGCAGCCGCGTGCGCTACCGAAGTCTAGCGGACAGTAGATGTCTGAGAAGCTAAATTCGGCATCTGCTCCTGTGAAGTATTTGGCTTCTCTAGCAAAAGAGATTACATCTGCAGCATAAACGAACTCAATTTGAGGTTCGAATATCTTTTTTAGATTTTTGGAGCTGATGGAGTTTTTGTTCCCTTTTTCGAGGGGGAACTTGGTGATGCGGGCATGGTTGGCATGGCCCGAGATGAAACCATCTGGGATTCGTACGGCTACCCAAACCGCTCCTTTGTTTTTATTGTACTTTGCTCCGGTTTTCTTGTCTTGAACCATGTTAACCCCTTTGCCGATAATCTCGAATACCCATGCTTCGTTAGGGTCAACAATCGAGATTGATTCGCCGGAGGAGTAATAGCCGTACTTTTCGACAAGTTCGGCCATGGTTTTAATGGCTTCACGAGCATTTTTTGCACGTTGTAGTGTTGCGTAGATAAGCGTTCCATAGTCGATTAGACCGGTAGAATCGCTAAGTTCCTCGCGTCCACCCCAGGTTGACTCTCCAATAACAAGCTGGTGCTCGTTCATGTTACCTACAACTTGGTAGGTTTGGCCAGCTTCTGGTATTTCGCCAAGGTACTTGCCCGTATCCCATTCGTGGATTTTGCGCATGGTGCCAGGAGCATGGATTCCACGGGCGTAGAAGTAGAGCTCTCCATAAAGCGTATGCGAGTCGGCGGAGTACGAGAGCATGCACGACCCGTCTTTTGAAGCACCTTTAGTTACTATGTAGTTGGTGCAGGCATCGGCAAGGTTGCTGGATAGCATTGAACTTGCCAATAGGATTGATAATACTTTTATTTTCATCGAGGCTAAATTTTTAGCATTTTTTGTTTTGCCCTGCTACGGCAGTTATCGGTTAATGTGTAGTGGCAAAAATAAAAAAAAACAGCAGCTTTCAAATGAATTGGGTTGCCGCTGTTTTTTCTTTATGATCGTAAGGGTTTCGGCTCGAAATCCTTCTTATTTGTTACGCTACTTTTGAATCATGACTTTGGTGAGCTTATCTGCAGCTTTGTTCATTGCGCTCATCAATGTTCCTTCCGCCACTTCGTCTGCTTGGCGAGTGAAGCCTTCGAGGAACTGGTTGTTGAGGGTAACCTCCGTTTCTACATCAACATCGAGCTTATCCATGGGGATGATGGACGGGCTTTTGAATGGCGTTAGCCACATTTTTACGGATAGCTTAGCCTTCCCCTCTGATTGCTCAACGACAGAAATGTCGATATCTAGCTTGTAGTAAAACTTAGAAATGCCAGTCTTTACGGCCGAAGCAACGGCTATTTTAGGGAATCCATAGCTGTCGTAGGAGGCTTTTTTGTCGAAGCATTGGTATGGGAAGGCATTTATTCCTTTCATTTTCATATAGGTTTCTACGCTGTTGTAGCATAGGTACCAAAACTTTGTTTCGCTTTTTGGCGTTGCAAAGATGCTCGGGTTGAGCTTCTCGATTAGAGCTTTTGCTTCGGTACTTAGCGTAAGGTTATAGCCAATAAGCGCCATCTCCTTATTGGTAAAGTCGTAGCATAGCGCTTTTAGGCTGCATGCTATTAGGAGCGTTGATATGATTGCTAGCTTTTTCATTTTACCTTGTTTTAACAGCCTAAAAGTAGAAAGAACATTTGAAATAGTTGGTGTTTCCGACGCCGTCGGAGATATAAAATTCCAGCTCATGCTCCTTGCCTTTGGAGATTCTGTCTTCGTCTAGCTTTAGCGAGATGAGGTTGTACTTCGGATCGTACTCCCCAATTACCCATTTCCCATCTACGTAGATGTCGTAGGCATCGACACCTGTTTTATCGTCGTAAACGGTAAAGTTGAGGATGCCGTTGGAGGGGGCCACATTTTTTTGAGGAGTAAACCTTGGCTTTATGGTTGGTGCAACGGTATCGATGCTTACAAAGAAGCGGCCAAATTCGCTGCTAGTGGTTGTAACTACCCCATTCTCGAGGGCGCCGCCTAGCGAAGTGTAGGCGCTGTTGGTACCCCGTGCGATAAACACCTTTTCTGAGAGAATTTCGGGGATGTTGGCTGCCTTTATTGCTATTTCGAAGGGCTTACTTAGGGGCTGAAGGTTGCTGCCTAAGGTTACGACCTTGCTGTATGGTAGGAGGCTTTCCTCTTCCTTGTAGTCGAGAAGCAGGCTTTGGTAAAGTGATTTTCCGGGAATGGTTATTTTGGCTGCAGCCTTTCTTATAATGTTTGTTTTGTTGTAGTAGGCTGGGATTCGAGCAGCAAGGTTGCTTTTGGTGCTTTTGGTGGAGGCGTTGCCCTTAACCCAGATTTCGGTGCTAGTCTCGTTCCCGTTATTGTCGGCTACGATTACTGATATTTTGTGCGGCTGCCCATCGGTAAAGCGGATCATTCCGGCATTCTTTTGGCCATCGAGCACGGAAAAGGTGTTGTTGGGCTCCTTGTACGCCCTTATGATCTCCCTCTTTTTAGTGACGAACTGCTCGAAATCGATGACCGAGTTGATGAAGCGGGTTTCGTCGAAGGCAAACTTGGTGATGTCGAAAAGGTATACCGAAAGGCTATCGACCTGCACTTCGATGCGCTTGGGGAGGTATTCGTTGGTGGAGTTGGGCATGTAGTCGGCGCACTCGATGCCAACGAAGAAGGATTTAGGAACGCTGATGGTGTCTTTGGTGCGCGCCGAAATTTCCTTGTAGATGGAGGGGACAGGAACCCCTTTAATGGTATCTTGCTGGTAGATGACCACGTTTTTTATCTTGGGAGGAAGCTTATCGGCGATGTAGATGTACCCGTTGCCAAGAGGGTTTAGCGTCTCCTCGGTTTGCATATCGCGGATTTCGAAGTGGAGGTGCGGGCCACCCGAGGCGCCGGAGTTTCCGCTGTAGCCAAT
Proteins encoded in this window:
- the rplS gene encoding 50S ribosomal protein L19; this translates as MDLIKIAEEAFLQQKEYPEFKSGDTITVTYKIKEGNKERLQNFRGVVLQRRGSGTTQTFTVRKISDGIGVERIFPYFSPFIDKIEINKYGKVRRARIFYLRALTGKKARIKERRVNLG
- a CDS encoding dipeptidase; the protein is MKIKVLSILLASSMLSSNLADACTNYIVTKGASKDGSCMLSYSADSHTLYGELYFYARGIHAPGTMRKIHEWDTGKYLGEIPEAGQTYQVVGNMNEHQLVIGESTWGGREELSDSTGLIDYGTLIYATLQRAKNAREAIKTMAELVEKYGYYSSGESISIVDPNEAWVFEIIGKGVNMVQDKKTGAKYNKNKGAVWVAVRIPDGFISGHANHARITKFPLEKGNKNSISSKNLKKIFEPQIEFVYAADVISFAREAKYFTGADAEFSFSDIYCPLDFGSARGCEARVWSFFREYTDMSAYQDYALGHNLKNRMPLYVKPDRKLTAQDVMHAMRNHYEGTVMDMTKDCGAGPFGSPYRWRPMTWKVDGNEYTNERATATQQTGWAYVAQCRSWLPDAIGGLYWFTVDDVANSVHTPIYVCTNQIPENYKVGNGSMVKYSPTSAFWLFNRVTNAVYSRYSYMFPDLQKVQQELENTYTANVAETDKKALELYKENPDKAVEFLTAFTNSTASNTFNRWKQLDEYLLVKFIDGNIKKEKDGKFETNGFDPNFPAFPLQPGYPEWWKRSVKDQAGDILKVVK
- a CDS encoding M23 family metallopeptidase, translated to MIKFRTAYLIVGILLPAATANAQTTQASFAPPMRIEPKLSANFGELRKNHFHSGLDYRTESKVGIPVYAAEEGYLVRIFVSPGGFGKALYLNHPNGYTTVYGHLDSFTPEIERYVRTRQYSEESFSINDFPNKSLFQFKKGDLIGYSGNSGASGGPHLHFEIRDMQTEETLNPLGNGYIYIADKLPPKIKNVVIYQQDTIKGVPVPSIYKEISARTKDTISVPKSFFVGIECADYMPNSTNEYLPKRIEVQVDSLSVYLFDITKFAFDETRFINSVIDFEQFVTKKREIIRAYKEPNNTFSVLDGQKNAGMIRFTDGQPHKISVIVADNNGNETSTEIWVKGNASTKSTKSNLAARIPAYYNKTNIIRKAAAKITIPGKSLYQSLLLDYKEEESLLPYSKVVTLGSNLQPLSKPFEIAIKAANIPEILSEKVFIARGTNSAYTSLGGALENGVVTTTSSEFGRFFVSIDTVAPTIKPRFTPQKNVAPSNGILNFTVYDDKTGVDAYDIYVDGKWVIGEYDPKYNLISLKLDEDRISKGKEHELEFYISDGVGNTNYFKCSFYF